The Vigna angularis cultivar LongXiaoDou No.4 chromosome 9, ASM1680809v1, whole genome shotgun sequence DNA window catgttttctaaACCAATTTAACGTTACCTAGAAATAAAATTGTTGttaaaattctattttgaaaattgtttccaaaaaaaatagaaatgccCAAGAGACGTTGTTCCTCTACCTCCTGTCTAAGGGACCTCATTCAATCGcactttaaaaactaaaaacaaattttaaaaatagaaaccaAAGACACTCTTACATCCTTAAGTTGCTTGATAGGCCTGAAAATTCCACGACCATATTCGGGAATGAAAGCAATTGATGTACTTTTGTTCACAGTAGTTGAAGCTTTGAACCCTCGATTAATTAATCCAGTTTGTGAAACTCCTTGCTTTTGAAACTCCTTGCACCTCATCTTATGCTCCAATTTCCAGTGCGCCTGTTGGggtaaacaaattttaatccaTTCTACGAAGATCTACAAGGGATCCTCCAACGCGTGCAGCACGAAATGCACGCCTCCTTCATGGGGTTATTTTAGCAAGTTTTCTCTCACACTCCGCCTCTCATGGTGTATGTAATGATTTTACTTGCGAGTTTTACTGTTTACTCAACGGGGCAAAACGTTGTCATCGTCATCGTGGCTCCACCACCGGTAATCACCAAGGTTCATGACCAAAGGGATCACACTCATATCATTGATTCCTCTACCGTCAAGACCTTTGTTTCCAACGAGAAGAGCACAACCTCAGTCGACAGAGACAATGGAGGAGGTGGGAGGAAGTGAGTTCGAGAGGTGAGGGTTTGGATAGTGATGCCATGAAAGGGTTTGTTTTGCCTATGATGGCGAGGATCGAATCCGATGACTATGCAGAGTATTTGAGAACATAGTTGGTATCAAACGTGGCATACAATTACCATGAAAGCTGGCATTATACGTGGCATACAATTACCATGAAAGCTGGCATTATACGTGGCATATCGttagtgataacggttgattttaccgttatctgtgatgaaTTTTTATACTAAATCAACTCTTTTCGagcttataacttgcttaatcctctcttttatcttagttttatgaataattgtgttttgggctactttgatgtaatttcatctataatccctttattttgtagttaataatgtgcttggaagaatctccaatAATGTATAGAGTTGAaccaaccacaagaagcaagtagatctgcagaaaaagagaaagagatgcAGTGCAGAAAAGTCAGGCTGAGGGCCCTGGGTCAGGGGCCCCGAGCGCCACCTGCACAAACTGCACATAAGCTGATTTATGGTGTGCTCTCGCTGAGGGCCCCTTAGCAGGGGTGTTGAGCGCCATGATGCTATCAGAATTTCTCGCCTTGGCGCCTTCTCcaagggcgttgagcgccatgCACCTTGCAATTTCACCTGGACACCCCTTCTAGGGCCGCTGAGCGCCGACGGTGCTGATGTGGCAAATATGTGTTCTATTTAAACCTAAATTGCAAAGGGttttgggtctttggttctttggaggcgcgatttcacttagaggagagcttggagggcggCTAGGGTTtatgggaacactcccttcttcctctttgggttcttcttcttcttccatggtcatgttgtaagctttaaggctctccatgacaatggagagccaaacccatcttgttgggaaagatgtaacctctgaatttcatgtatttgaacatgttttaaatatcttatgtttctttcattggatgttagtgattttctcttATTCgtaatgcttgttatgttttggtcATTCATAGCTTGATGATTGAATTTGGGAAATACTTAGGAACCATGATATGGAGGATTTcacctaaaggaaatattaTAGAGATATgacgtttggttgtcttaagcttctttcCTTAATGTGGAATTGGTTATTAGGGATTCAAGGGATTGAGGTCTAATAATCAAGGCTAAGCTTTTTatgccaagggattgggttctaagtaatttagtaaGTGACATTAgcattccaatgaagaagatgagttctaatatgcatgaaagttaaataggtgaaaactaaccttaacattGTCATCTCATACTAATTCTAGTTGTTTCCGCTCTTAAGCGTCTCCGGATGCCAAAGaccacttttattttctttgtcaatttattttattgcacttaTTCTTATATTCGTTAATCtaaatgagttgttaatcaTGCAATTAACTAGtgttacacgagtctcttgagaaacgatacttggtcttaccattttatattacttgaatgattcggtacacttgtcgaacCTTTAACAGTTAGTCACCTCAAGGAAAATTTAGCGCCTTTGTTTCTCAAAgactaaaaattatagtttcttaGGATAAAAGTGAAACAAACAAACTTTGGAAGAGGGAAAAAACCCAAAAACGCATGATacttgagggactaaaaacatatttaactcttttaTCAATTATCAGACTATTTTTAAACCATTGTTGCACTACCTATGTATGTCCACTTAAACTATGTATATATTTCAATACAAagagaatataataaaaatctcACATCAAATACAACATATAAATACGTATAAAATCTTACCTTCCAAAGTATACTTCCTCATGTAGTAATAAAGGAGCCAATATGGTGACAATCACTACCGTAAGAGGATTGAACATTGCACTGAAAAGAGGACCTGTGAGTGAGATGCACCATGCTTGGATAAAGAATGTTATTGCAGATCCCATAACTCCCTGCATGCATTAATTAATCATGTTATTTATCATAACTTTTCtttctaatataaaattaatcatcAACACTTACTGCATATATAGCAGAACCAAATTCAAGTAGAGAATTAATCTTCCATGCAAGTGGATCTTGTTCCAACACTAATGCCACTAACGTTGATTGCACTATTGCCATAAAACACATCCATGCTGAAAAGGACAAGGGATCTGGGTGGCTTTTAGAGGCAGGAACCTGAACATCAGATCATACGTTCTAtcaaaaaaatacaatatatcaCTCAACTCTTCTCTAATTCATAGAcattcactaaaaatatatgaaGGTTTAAGATAATGGAAGAGTTTATATATACTAtgcatttcttttatatattattttcatataggcttaatacctattttggtcatTGGTTTGTTAAGTGTGTTCAATTTAACCTTACTTTTTCTCAAAAGTTCACAAACATCTCATTTTTTGTAAAAACGGTTCACGTTAATCTTTTTATCTTACGGTGTTAAAAACGCTAATGACGGAGTTGTCCCCCGACGAAAATTGAATGACTTACACTTATTCATTACGTGACATGCTGAGTTGAAATAAATTGGCTTGTGTGGAAATGTTACAATTGAAATAATTGGTTAAAAGCAAAGGGTTAGAGTTCGTACAAGTTCGTCCTTAAAGAAAATTGTTCTTCTGAAAGCATAATAGTATGTATTAGTTTCCTTTATTCATACATCATTTAGATAGGTTTAATCATGTATTTAcatttagtttcttttatttttaaggttaaaCCCCTTCGGAAGTCCCTATTTATGTGGATTTTTTCTAGTTAGATCCACATCTTATAGGTTTCGCcaatttagtccttaaaaatgaaaaattgactcaattgggtccttgccgttaaattggcttaacaggattaaattttttatgacatGGCACGTTGACATGGTAAGTTTTTCATACGTGGCACATTCAAGCAGGTTACGTGgaatgtataattaaaaaataaaaaaataaagtttctgATAATTGAaacccaaattagggttcatcatcttcaacctcccTTCATCATCTTACACTTTAGCGATTGATGCTCAGGGTTCATCACCAAATTAGggtttattaaaatcaaattgggTTCGAGATTAAAGACGCAACAAATCACGAATTCATAGAGTTCGAGATTGGAGTGCAGTCCAATGTCTCCCAGGGCCTCTCCTTTAAGATTGGGGGTTTTTTCATGTTTATGTTTGTGCGAGAGAGATGAACTCGCAATGAGTTTTTGTTTCTGTGTTTTGTGATTTCTCTGGGTTTGTAGGCTGATGAATTTATGAAGAAGGAGACTTGCAGAGATGAAGGATGCGCTAGTTCTCGCAATTGCTCGAGGAAGAAGAAACGAAGGCGTTGGAGCTCTCACGGTGTGGTCTCGCGACGGTGCAAGGAGTTCGTGATTCTGGGTTTTACGCAACTAGGGTTTAACGCGATTTAGGGTTCTGCGTTGATGGAGATGAAGTAGTGTCGCAGCGCCGCTCGCGATTAGGAAACAGTGGTGGAAAGAGATGGAGGCGCTATGGCGGTCCGAGGATGGCATGAATCACGACCATGAATCTGGGTTCTCTCTATTTGTTGAAGGTGGTGGCAGATGATGGGTTTCTGTGCAACGACAACATTAAGGCGCGACGAGATGGTGGATGCGTGAAGAAGGTGGCGTTGATGGTGGCGGTGCAGCGAAGGCGCTACTAGCATTCTCACAATGGCTTCATGGTTGCGGCGCAGCAAGGTGGTGACAGCGAGACTGAAGGCTTCGCAGCGGCTTTACAACGGCGACGCTAGGGTTTGCTCGCGGTGGCTAGGGTTCACTCTTgagggaaattagggtttctgctGTTGGAGAAGATGACACTGACGTGGCAAGAATGATGTGGCAAAAACTAGTCACGTCAACGTCCCAGCTCATCAAAAACTTAACCTCGTTAAGCTAATTTAACAACAGGGGcccaattgagtcaatttttcaatataaaggACCAAATTAGCAAAACCTATAAGATGAGGATCTAACTGGGAAAATTCCACATAAATAATAGGGTTCATTACTAATAATTcaactatttttaataatgCATTCCCCTCCCCTAGTTTTTAGTAAATAGTAATTAGGTTTAATTCTACCATTCTAAAGTTAATAAGTACCAAGTCCTTGGATTAATTTCCTCGGTTGTCCCTATACTACATTACATTAGTTTACATTATTagtttagtataaaaaaatacgttctaaaaaaaatacaatcacCATTCAACACTTCTCTAATTAATAGacattcattaaaaatatgaagGTTTAAGATAATCTAACAGTTTATAAATGCTatgcatttttttatatattatttttatatatgaattaaattttaaatctaaatcaattgagatttaaatcatttatatatgataaatttttgtTGACGAGAAATCCCTACCATACAAAGACATATACATCTTGACTGTAATTAGAACCAATTCAAGACTCAAGCAAATAAAACCTTtgtgcagcgaggggcttttaccgcggttatttttcactatacgtcgcggtttacgaaccgcggcatattcagccgcggtagtaagtcagagactttaggccgcggttatgaccgcggtatataggttgcggaatatgccgcggttgtccaagaaaccgctgcctaaatcctttttttaaaaaaaaaaaatttgtccactatatgccgcggttgtaaccacaaccgcggcatattcccctgcagttttttaaaattgcaggtctgtttttgtgatatccactaccacaaaaacaaacctgcatataaagacaattcatattaattagtgtatatgaattcaacatttgggaaaaaatcaaaatttgttaaagttaccaaaactatagtaatttcatacattaccaaaactatagcaattgttattatgcaaaaactaatgaagaaatcatgttaagaatgcaaaagggcataaatacctggaacagGGGCGGCGAAAAAGCTTGGTACAACAAAGGGGAATGGCAGCGGAGAGGAATGACAggcgtttcaaacgattttgatcggctaaaactgtttcttatcgtcaaaaatgggaaatgaccgaacaattttgagtttaaacagTGAAGAAACGAGGGAACTGAGATGGGTGGTCGGCGGGAGAAGAAAACTCGAAGTCCAGCGAGCGTCTGCGCGAACAAGACGATACtgttccaaagttttattttttaactctgactggggaatctactgcggttcactacttaaccgcggtataagatgacatttttgaaattatttttaaactatatgccgcggttcggcgggcaaccgcggtatattcctccaaagttttattttttaactctgactggggaatctaccgcggttcactacttaaccgcggtataagatggcatttttgaaattatttttaaactatatgtcgcggttcggcgggcaaccgcggtatattcctctaaatatttcaaattcattttaaatttatttcaggtaGGAGAATAGGTTGCGGTTACTctgagaaccgcggcatatacccctgtaacttctgaaattctctgactcagtcagcccctgcaataaattggcagaggtatatgccgcggttttcCAGAGAACCGCAGCATATacgctgttatttaatttttttttcagacgtggcgtcaaaggggatggttgactggtgtatatgccgcggttcctcTCTGAACCGCGGCAAATTCcttcgatttatttacaaaactgccaccgcgcaccattatgctgcggtttctagtgaaccgtggcataatgtgtgctgtaaaaacccaattttttactagtgaattgtttgtctctaagaaaaaaaacctcaaaagttttaattattttaggcTTCCAACAATGAAAAAAAGTTTAGTACTACTAATGTTTTAAGCCTGCCTTATTCTTaagtttgttttaattttcttaaatccaaaatattgcatataattatatattaatatgtgatttaaTAGTGACATGATAACACGAGATATAGaactataatatataacaaatcttgttaaaatatgttttagatacttctaatatcattttaagaattaaatttaaatctaatctaacattacaaaatagttttataaaatggAATTTGCACtagttataaatttattttatctataatcTACGTGGATCTTGAACATTATGTTATCAATTATAAAACTTGAActctaaaaaagtaaaaacgtACCATCAAAATGAGCCAGATTGACCAAGAAAAGCAGGATACAATGAGAAACAGACAACCCAGGAACCAAGAATCAGCTTGTGATGAAGCCATGGTGATGGATTTTGATGGCAGGTTTTCTACATTTAGAAGCTTTGGACCCTTTAACAAAGCTATGGACACTGCTCCACTCACACATATCACTGTTCCTACTATCTTCGCTATAGATCTCCAGCTTCGAATGTTCACTTTCTCCATTCTGGTTTCCATTAAAAGTCAAAGAACAGAAAATAACACATTGCATGATTTCAAATTGACTTCTACACATTCATTTAATTACCCTGCACAAGCTGCAATCACAAATGTTACTGCTGGAACAAGATTCACAAATGCACTTGCCACCGAAGAATTTGTCAGGTATAAAGCTTCGCCAAACAAATTTTGAGTCAAGACAATGCTGCAACATATACCATTAGGATCAGTAcattgtatatatgtatataaaatgtATGTGTTTATTGTATGTAGttaagaaaggaaacaaaccCTATGAAGGAGACGAGGAATATCCATGAGAAACTCTTCAAGTTTAAGCAATAGAAGCGAGAATTTCTGCTgtgaaaggaaaaaagaaaacatgagatgaaattgacatagtacaaaaacatcatataatgTCACGTGTTCAACGTCCAATCACATAACTGTCAATGTAACAATAATCAGTGtcattgttgtaaataaattcaataattagaTATCGTTTACAAGTAACAATAGAAGTCATTAACAAAATGATGTCCAACCATAAACATGTTCAACATTAAACAATGACCTAAGTAAACATATATAGTCTGCTTAGGAAACAACAAACGTCcaatcaaaaataaataatactaaatgATTATTTGTTTCTCCACAATTTCACTTTAAATAGAGTTTTGAATCCTTTAAAAACCATACATCATTCACCAAACTTTTGCTTCCCTACAGAGCTTTcttgatcaaattcattttgacaactttttgtCTTTGGGTTTCCTATTAACTCCTTCAACTTCAAAAAAGCAAGGCATTTCTTTGTCTTTGATTTAGCGTCattatgaaatgtttttttaaaaatagaaacctagagcaaaaagttaaaagatatggatttcaaaaattttctcCATTTTACATAACCTTTGGTTCTTTATTGCACATGTTATGTTAATTAtaatgtatttctttttgttttgttttcatttatgtgCCTGGATTTTGTAAAGCTAGATTTCTTTTAAAATCATCTAAGGTATTTCACGTCGAATTAAGTGATACTCTAACGTCATATTGTATATGAAACACTTCTTGGtaacaacaaaattattaagGCTCCCAACTGCTCTCACCCTAGACCAGTTTAATGTCGAATCCCCATGAAATTCGACCTCAAACTCTTCAGTGGTAACAATTACTCCTGATCATATTTGACATCGAAACTCCTTAATATTCAAAGTTATATTGTATATTagatataattcaatttttaagttttctaaaGTTATTTTTCATTGAAAGGAATCAGTTTGCTCTAAAATCTGATCGTGAAAAATAATTGTaggaaaacttaaaaaatgaatcatCTAAATAGGTTAATCATTTAGCCTATGGTGATATAtaggaaaacataaaaatggaTATAATATGTTGAACAGGGAAACAATATTGAAGGAAACTAAGTTATGATTATGCTATTTGAAAACGAGTCAGAGATGTCGAACTCCTCACCAATTCAACGTCAATCCACCAGTTCATGGTAACTATAGTAATTATggtgaaaaagagagagagggagatgAAGATGAATACCGTGAGAAATAAGCTATTGGAGCAATTACAATGGTTGCAAAAACATGGCGATAAACCATAAACACCCTTGGACTCATTCCTGCTGAGAAAACAAGTCTTGTGCTGAGACTAACTCCTGCATAAATGAACTGATTCAACACCATACCCATTACTGGCAGATACGACCTTAACCATCCCATTTTTTAGCTATTAAGAACCTAATTAGTGATAATggagattaaaaaaaagttccAGGTTCTATAATTTCAATGCATGTGGGGTTTATATATACTCAACTTCTATATCTCAGACTTCTTTAACATCATGtgaacctatatatatatataatatttcacattttttcCTTACATGTTCATGTTCTGACTAATAAATATGTGTTGAAAGGTCTCATTCTTCAAAGATTGGTTTTAAGTTggaatttaattaatgtatgtatataataaatattaattaaacattttacacATTCTGATTAATAAAGTATTTGTTGAAAAGTCTCATTTTCCATGTGTTGTTttgttaatcaattttatttgatGGAGGTTGATTTTAAGTTGaaatctaattaatatatattgcaaatattaactaaatgttttattttgtttcattacATGTTCGTGTTAATTTTgactaattaaatatttgtcGGAAAGTCTCCTGaatatttcactttattttattacacaTGTTCATCTTGATTCTGATTAATAAAGTATCTGTTGAAAAGTGTCACGAAAGCACTCTATTTAATGGAGGTTGGTTTTATAAGTTGAAATCTAATATACtattactattaataaaatttctcaTCAATATTTACATTTATCATCTTAGACTATTTATTTTCTCACCCACTTTCTAAATTCTCTTGCTATCACCTTTAGTGTATGATGCAATTACAATAACAAGTAAATCGAAATTATACATGCTTTTCTATAATAAGAAATCAAAGGATTTACAAGGATAGCATACaaggatattttaattaacatctttggtatttttcttattatatttatggaAGAATAAAAGTTTATCCAAATTTGGTATAAATGGCTTGACATTGTGAATGCATCAACCTTCCTATATTATGCCAGCTTTACACGAAAACCTTGTCAACGGACCAAATTCATATATGTATAAGCACACGTgtttttctttccattgtaaatatttttttttctatttctatttttgaattatacTCCAATAAAAGAACACACGTAAATCATGGAAAActttaataaatgttaaaaatgaaattccATAAACCATATCTTGAGGTCAAAGATTTGAATGTCtgaagaataaatataaaaaacctTCAACCTTATGAGATGAGTTAAGGTTTAACTCAAGAAAAATGGCTTCTTCTAAAAAATGAATTGATCTCACGTCTATACTTTTTTCAAACTGtctatgaaatataattttttccaaTAATTCTTCC harbors:
- the LOC108346816 gene encoding WAT1-related protein At4g30420-like, whose product is MGWLRSYLPVMGMVLNQFIYAGVSLSTRLVFSAGMSPRVFMVYRHVFATIVIAPIAYFSRRNSRFYCLNLKSFSWIFLVSFIGIVLTQNLFGEALYLTNSSVASAFVNLVPAVTFVIAACAGMEKVNIRSWRSIAKIVGTVICVSGAVSIALLKGPKLLNVENLPSKSITMASSQADSWFLGCLFLIVSCFSWSIWLILMVPASKSHPDPLSFSAWMCFMAIVQSTLVALVLEQDPLAWKINSLLEFGSAIYAGVMGSAITFFIQAWCISLTGPLFSAMFNPLTVVIVTILAPLLLHEEVYFGSLIGSIAVIIGLYIVLWGKAEEVAVVNVKTDSESMRNPIEEVKISINKESSSVCKTNMEEPLLSPHSPSHN